In one window of Canis lupus baileyi chromosome 10, mCanLup2.hap1, whole genome shotgun sequence DNA:
- the LOC140641055 gene encoding olfactory receptor 13C7-like, with protein MGETNQSSVTEFVLLGLSGYPELEAIYFVLVLCMYLVILLGNGVIIIVSVCDTHLHTPMYFFLSNLSFLDICYTSSSIPLFLSSFLTSKKTISFSGCGVQMFLSFAMGATECVLLSMMAFDRYVAICNPLRYPIIMSKTSYVPMAAGSWIAGGVNSVLQTCLAMRLPFCGDNVINHFTCEILAVLKLACADISINIISMVIANMIFLVVPVLFIFVSYVFILSTILKIPSAEGKRKAFSTCSAHLTVVIIFYGTILFMYAKPKAKDSSGADKVQVTDKIISLFYGVVTPMLNPLIYSLRNKDVKEAVKNVLCRKCSSEAM; from the coding sequence atgGGAGAGACCAATCAGTCTTCTGTGACAGAATTTGTCCTTTTGGGACTTTCTGGCTATCCAGAGCTTGAGGCCATTTACTTTGTGCTGGTACTGTGtatgtacctggtgatcctgctgGGAAATGGAGTCATCATCATTGTAAGTGTCTGTGACACCCACCTacacacccccatgtacttttTCCTCAGTAACTTATCATTCTTGGATATTTGCTATACCAGTTCTTCTATTCCCCTATTTCTCAGCAGCTTTTTAACATCAAAGAAAACCATTTCCTTCTCTGGATGTGGAGTgcaaatgtttctttcctttgctatGGGAGCCACAGAGTGTGTCCTTCTAAGCATGATGGCAtttgaccgctatgtggccatctgtaacCCTCTGAGATACCCCATCATTATGAGCAAGACTTCATATGTGCCCATGGCTGCTGGGTCCTGGATCGCAGGAGGTGTCAATTCTGTGTTGCAAACCTGTCTTGCGATGCGGCTTCCCTTCTGTGGGGATAATGTCATTAATCATTTTACTTGTGAAATCTTGGCTGTCTTAAAATTGGCCTGTGCTGATATCTCCATAAATATCATTAGCATGGTTATTGCTAACATGATTTTTCTTGTGGTCCCagtacttttcatttttgtttcctatgTTTTCATTCTCTCCACTATCCTGAAGATTCCTTCTGCAGAGGGGAAGCGCaaagccttctccacctgctcTGCCCACCTAACAGTGGTGATTATATTCTATGGAACCATCCTCTTCATGTATGCAAAACCCAAGGCTAAAGACTCATCTGGTGCAGACAAAGTACAAGTCACAGACAAAATCATCTCTCTATTCTATGGAGTCGTGACACCTATGCTCAATCCTCTCATCTATAGTTTGAGGAACAAAGACGTGAAAGAAGCTGTGAAGAATGTACTGTGTCGGAAATGCTCCTCAGAGGCGATGTGA
- the LOC140640989 gene encoding olfactory receptor 13D1-like encodes MGNYSAVTEFFLVGLSQYPELQLFLFMLCLIMYVIILLGNSLLIIISILDSRLHTPMYFFLGNLSFLDICYTSSFIPTMLIIFRSEKKSISFIGCALQMVVSLGLGCTECVLLAVMAYDRYVAICNPLRYPIVMNRVLYVHMAAWSWIIGCLNSLVQTVLIMLLPFCGNNVIDHLTCELLALLKLICSDISMNVLIMTVASILFLVVPLLLIFISYVFILSTILRLNSTEGRKKAFSTCSAHLAVVVLFYGSALFMYMKPKSKDTKTIDEIIGLSYGVVTPMLNPIIYSLRNKEVKEAMKKVLSRHFHSRKI; translated from the coding sequence ATGGGGAATTACTCAGCTGTGACTGAATTCTTTTTGGTGGGACTTTCCCAATACCCAGAGCTCCAGCTTTTTCTGTTCATGCTCTGCCTCATCATGTATGTGATAATTCTGCTGGGAAATagcctcctcatcatcatcagcATACTGGATTCTCgcctccacacccccatgtacttcttccttggGAATCTCTCGTTCTTGGACATCTGTTACACATCCTCTTTTATTCCTACGATGCTCATCATATTTAGGTCTGAGAAAAAATCCATCTCCTTCATTGGCTGTGCTCTGCAGATGGTTGTCTCCCTTGGGTTGGGCTGCACTGAATGTGTCCTCTTGGCTGTGATGGCCTATGATCGgtatgtggccatctgcaaccCACTGAGGTATCCCATCGTCATGAACAGGGTGCTTTATGTGCACATGGCTGCGTGGTCCTGGATCATAGGCTGTCTAAACTCCCTAGTTCAAACAGTGCTAATAATGTTGTTGCCTTTCTGTGGGAATAATGTCATTGACCATCTTACCTGTGAGTTACTGGCCCTTCTTAAACTCATATGTTCAGATATTTCCATGAATGTGCTTATTATGACAGTGGCAAGTATTCTTTTCTTAGTGGTTCCCCTactgttaatttttatttcatatgttttcattctcTCTACCATTCTGAGACTTAACTCTACTGAGGGGAGAAAGAAAGCCTTTTCAACGTGTTCAGCCCACCTCGCTGTAGTAGTTTTATTCTATGGTTCAGCCTTATTTATGTACATGAAGCCCAAGTCAAAAGACACAAAGACAATTGATGAGATCATCGGGCTGTCTTATGGAGTGGTAACCCCAATGTTGAACCCCATCATCTACAGCCTAAGGAATAAGGAAGTGAAAGAGGCTATGAAGAAAGTCTTGAGTAGACACTTTCATTCACGGAAAATATGA